The following coding sequences lie in one Flavobacterium cyclinae genomic window:
- a CDS encoding DegT/DnrJ/EryC1/StrS family aminotransferase — MRKLQMVDLKSQYEKIKEEVNASIQEVLDTNTYINGPLVHQFQADLEKYLGVKHVIPCANGTDALQIAMMGLDLKPGDEVITADFTFAATVEVIALLQLTPVLVDVDMNNMNISLEGIRKAITPKTKAIVPVHLFGRAANMDAIMEIAKEHNLYVIEDNAQAIGADYSSKDGSKKKVGTLGHVAATSFFPSKNLGCYGDGGAIFTNDDKLAHTIRGIVNHGMYERYHHDVVGVNSRLDSIQAGVLKAKLPHLDAYNKARQEAARKYSEILGKNQNIWVPTICENCDCHVFHQYVIRILNGKRDGLLEHLQAKGIPCAIYYPIPLHSQKAYADARYKEEDFPVTNQLVKEVIALPMHTELDDEQIKFITDAVLEYIG, encoded by the coding sequence ATGAGAAAATTACAAATGGTTGACTTAAAAAGTCAATACGAAAAAATAAAAGAAGAAGTAAATGCTTCTATTCAAGAGGTTTTAGACACAAATACATACATCAACGGACCTTTGGTTCATCAATTTCAAGCGGATTTAGAAAAATATTTGGGAGTAAAACACGTAATTCCATGTGCAAACGGAACTGATGCGTTACAAATAGCCATGATGGGATTGGATTTGAAACCAGGAGATGAAGTAATTACAGCCGATTTTACATTCGCAGCTACGGTTGAAGTTATTGCTTTGTTGCAATTAACTCCAGTTTTAGTAGATGTAGATATGAACAATATGAACATTTCGTTAGAAGGAATTCGTAAAGCAATAACACCAAAAACTAAAGCAATTGTGCCAGTTCATTTATTTGGTCGGGCTGCGAATATGGATGCGATTATGGAAATTGCCAAAGAACATAATTTGTATGTTATCGAAGATAATGCTCAAGCTATTGGAGCCGATTATTCTTCAAAAGATGGTTCTAAAAAGAAAGTAGGTACTTTAGGACATGTAGCAGCAACATCATTTTTCCCATCAAAAAACTTAGGATGTTATGGTGATGGAGGAGCGATTTTTACTAATGATGATAAATTAGCTCATACGATCAGAGGAATTGTAAATCACGGAATGTATGAAAGATATCACCATGATGTGGTAGGTGTAAATTCTCGTTTAGATAGTATTCAAGCTGGAGTTTTAAAAGCGAAATTACCACATTTGGATGCTTACAACAAAGCACGTCAAGAAGCAGCAAGAAAGTATTCTGAAATTTTAGGAAAAAATCAAAATATATGGGTTCCAACTATTTGTGAAAATTGTGATTGTCATGTATTCCATCAATACGTTATTCGAATTTTAAACGGAAAACGCGATGGATTATTGGAACATTTACAAGCAAAAGGAATTCCATGCGCTATTTATTATCCAATTCCGTTACATAGCCAAAAAGCGTATGCTGATGCTCGTTATAAAGAAGAAGATTTTCCTGTTACGAATCAATTGGTAAAAGAAGTAATTGCATTACCAATGCACACGGAATTAGATGATGAACAAATAAAATTTATTACAGATGCTGTTTTAGAATATATCGGATAG
- the galE gene encoding UDP-glucose 4-epimerase GalE: MKILVTGGLGFIGSHTVVELQNEGFEVIAIDNLSNSSIDVLDGIERITGKKPLFENIDLRDKLAVQSFFSKYQDISGVIHFAASKAVGESVENPLLYYENNINSLVYLLQELQKKSEAHFIFSSSCTVYGQAEKMPITENAPIQVAMSPYGNTKQIGEEIINDVAKVTNINAVLLRYFNPIGAHPSAEIGELPLGVPQNLVPFITQTAIGLREKLSVFGNDYPTPDGTAIRDYIHVVDLAKAHVVALQRLLKKQNSEKVETFNLGTGTGSSVLEVISAFEKVSQQKLNYLIVGRREGDVIEAYANTDKANTILGWKAKSSLEDALLSAWKWEQKIR, from the coding sequence ATGAAGATATTAGTTACAGGAGGTTTAGGATTTATAGGTTCGCACACCGTTGTGGAATTGCAAAATGAAGGTTTTGAAGTAATTGCGATTGATAATTTGTCGAATTCATCTATCGATGTTTTGGATGGAATTGAGCGCATTACAGGAAAAAAGCCTTTGTTTGAAAACATCGATTTGAGAGATAAATTAGCTGTACAAAGTTTTTTTTCTAAATATCAAGATATTTCAGGAGTGATTCATTTTGCTGCTTCAAAAGCGGTGGGAGAAAGTGTTGAAAATCCTTTGTTGTATTATGAAAACAACATCAATTCTTTAGTGTATTTACTTCAAGAATTACAGAAAAAATCAGAAGCGCATTTTATTTTTAGTTCGTCTTGTACAGTTTACGGTCAAGCTGAAAAAATGCCGATTACTGAAAATGCTCCTATTCAAGTAGCCATGTCGCCCTATGGTAATACAAAGCAAATAGGTGAAGAAATTATTAACGATGTTGCTAAAGTAACGAATATTAATGCTGTTTTGTTGCGTTATTTTAATCCGATTGGAGCACATCCTTCGGCTGAAATAGGAGAGTTGCCATTAGGTGTTCCGCAAAATTTAGTCCCTTTTATTACGCAAACAGCTATTGGACTACGAGAAAAATTATCTGTTTTTGGCAATGATTATCCAACACCAGATGGAACGGCTATTCGGGATTACATTCATGTGGTGGATTTGGCTAAAGCTCATGTAGTTGCTTTACAACGTTTATTAAAAAAACAAAATTCAGAAAAAGTTGAAACATTTAATTTAGGAACCGGAACCGGAAGTTCCGTTTTAGAAGTGATATCGGCTTTTGAAAAAGTATCCCAACAGAAATTGAATTATCTAATTGTAGGTAGAAGAGAAGGAGATGTTATTGAAGCTTATGCAAACACTGATAAAGCAAATACAATTTTAGGTTGGAAAGCAAAATCCTCACTAGAAGACGCTTTATTAAGTGCCTGGAAATGGGAACAAAAAATTAGATGA
- a CDS encoding IS3 family transposase (programmed frameshift): MSTKKKISKIPTVPQIYSEAFKRQVVSEFERGLFTKAELRRRYNILGSSCIPRWLKKYGKFTYEDKLTIGRPMKDPQQQRIKELEAQLAKKEEELKVFKRFIEIAERELKIDIGKKVWFQAVEEININSSLTIYELCELFGYTKQAFYKRKSKVKTPKYNSELLRSLVVTIRKQLPRTGGKKLHVMLQDEFIKHHISIGRDNFLDFLKAEYLQVPKARRYYKTTNSRHWMKRYPNLISNLVLNRPEQVWVADITYLRTKEKTYYLHLLTDACSKKIVGYQLSDNLMSSTTVKALEMALIKRKTKNQLIHHSDRGLQYCSKEYTELLKKNNILISMTQEYDPYENAVAERVNGILKEEFGLHEIFENYQNLNKQVTQAITLYNNFRIHMSINMITPNQAHQQKIIHLKQWKKINRNRINSVTI, encoded by the exons ATGTCAACAAAAAAGAAAATTTCAAAAATTCCAACTGTCCCACAAATTTACAGCGAAGCATTTAAACGTCAAGTTGTAAGTGAATTTGAGAGGGGTTTATTTACAAAAGCAGAGCTTCGAAGACGTTACAATATTTTAGGTAGTAGTTGTATACCAAGATGGTTAAAAAAATATGGTAAATTTACCTATGAAGATAAATTAACTATTGGTCGTCCTATGAAAGATCCTCAACAACAGCGTATAAAAGAGCTAGAAGCTCAATTAGCGAAAAAAGAAGAAGAATTAAAAGTATTTAAACGATTTATTGAAATAGCTGAACGTGAACTTAAAATTGATATTG GTAAAAAAGTCTGGTTCCAAGCAGTCGAAGAAATAAATATAAATAGTTCATTGACTATTTATGAGTTATGCGAACTGTTTGGATACACAAAACAAGCATTTTACAAGCGAAAGTCAAAGGTAAAAACACCTAAATACAACTCAGAATTATTACGAAGTTTGGTAGTTACTATTCGTAAGCAATTACCCCGAACAGGTGGTAAAAAACTTCATGTAATGTTACAAGATGAATTTATAAAACACCATATATCAATTGGTCGGGATAATTTTTTAGATTTTTTAAAAGCAGAATATTTACAAGTTCCTAAAGCTCGAAGATATTACAAAACAACAAATTCAAGACATTGGATGAAACGCTATCCAAATTTAATTAGCAATTTAGTACTTAACAGACCTGAGCAGGTTTGGGTTGCTGATATAACATATTTACGAACAAAAGAGAAAACATATTATTTGCATTTACTCACTGATGCGTGTTCCAAGAAAATTGTAGGATATCAATTGTCAGATAATTTAATGAGCTCAACTACTGTAAAAGCTTTAGAAATGGCTTTGATTAAGAGGAAAACAAAAAATCAACTCATTCACCATTCTGATAGAGGTTTACAATACTGTAGTAAAGAGTATACCGAATTGTTAAAGAAAAACAATATTTTAATTAGTATGACGCAAGAATACGACCCATATGAAAATGCAGTGGCAGAAAGAGTAAATGGAATTTTAAAAGAAGAATTTGGTTTACATGAAATATTTGAAAACTATCAAAATTTAAACAAACAAGTTACACAGGCCATAACTTTATACAACAATTTTAGAATACATATGTCAATTAATATGATAACTCCAAACCAAGCACATCAACAAAAAATAATACATTTAAAACAATGGAAAAAAATAAATCGTAACAGAATTAATTCTGTTACGATTTAA
- a CDS encoding peptidoglycan DD-metalloendopeptidase family protein has protein sequence MENLIALFKSIEAAKVIAPEINYYDYVPLDLSISNPELLHQKLQTAKDYEIFIQNHLDKNQAKIAFGGYIETRNLYQRSTVFKNSNSDERNIHIGLDLWINESAPIHAALDGTIHSFQNNTALGDYGPTIILSHEIEGFKFHTLYGHLSEASLNGKKVGDVVKKGEQIATLGLPPINGDYAPHLHFQIIIDMEGKVGDYPGVCNEKTLLFYQSNCPDPNFLLKIM, from the coding sequence ATGGAAAATCTAATAGCCTTATTTAAATCTATTGAAGCAGCTAAAGTAATTGCACCAGAAATTAATTATTATGATTATGTTCCTTTGGATTTATCAATATCAAACCCTGAATTACTGCATCAGAAGTTACAAACTGCTAAAGATTATGAGATTTTCATACAAAATCATTTAGATAAAAATCAAGCTAAAATTGCTTTTGGTGGCTATATCGAAACTCGAAATTTATATCAAAGAAGCACTGTTTTTAAAAACTCAAATTCAGACGAACGTAATATTCACATTGGACTAGATTTATGGATAAACGAATCCGCTCCAATTCATGCAGCTTTAGACGGAACTATCCATAGTTTTCAAAACAATACTGCGTTAGGTGATTATGGTCCAACCATTATTTTATCACATGAAATTGAAGGTTTCAAATTCCATACATTATACGGACACTTAAGTGAAGCATCTTTAAACGGAAAAAAGGTTGGAGATGTTGTAAAAAAGGGGGAACAAATTGCCACTTTAGGTTTACCTCCAATTAATGGCGATTATGCTCCTCATTTGCATTTTCAAATCATCATTGATATGGAAGGGAAAGTTGGAGATTATCCTGGTGTTTGTAATGAAAAGACTCTTTTGTTTTACCAATCAAATTGTCCTGATCCTAATTTTTTATTAAAAATTATGTAA
- the fabD gene encoding ACP S-malonyltransferase, with the protein MKAYVFPGQGAQFTGMGKDLYENSPLAKELFEKANDILGFRITDIMFEGTAEELKETKVTQPAVFLHSVILAKVLDVKPDMVAGHSLGEFSALVVNGALSFEDGLKLVSQRAMAMQKACEIAPSTMAAVLNLDDKIVEDICASINGVVVPANYNCPGQLVISGEYKAVELACEKMKEAGAKRALILPVGGAFHSPMMEPAREELAAAIEATTFSTPICPVYQNVTANGVSDATEIKKNLISQLTGAVRWTQSVQQMITDGATSFTEVGPGKVLVGLVNKINKDVETISASL; encoded by the coding sequence ATGAAAGCATACGTATTTCCAGGTCAAGGAGCTCAATTTACAGGAATGGGTAAAGATTTATATGAAAACTCACCTTTAGCTAAAGAATTATTCGAAAAAGCAAATGATATTTTAGGTTTTAGAATCACCGATATCATGTTCGAAGGAACAGCTGAAGAATTAAAAGAAACTAAAGTAACCCAACCAGCCGTTTTCTTACACTCTGTAATTTTAGCCAAAGTTTTAGATGTAAAACCAGACATGGTAGCTGGACACTCTTTAGGAGAATTTTCAGCTTTAGTCGTAAACGGTGCTTTATCTTTTGAAGACGGATTAAAATTAGTTTCTCAAAGAGCTATGGCAATGCAAAAAGCATGTGAAATCGCTCCTTCAACTATGGCGGCTGTTTTAAACTTAGACGACAAAATTGTAGAAGATATTTGCGCATCGATAAATGGTGTTGTAGTTCCTGCAAATTATAATTGCCCTGGTCAATTAGTGATTTCTGGAGAATACAAAGCAGTGGAATTAGCTTGTGAAAAAATGAAAGAAGCAGGTGCAAAACGCGCTTTAATTTTGCCTGTTGGTGGTGCTTTCCATTCACCAATGATGGAACCAGCAAGAGAAGAGTTAGCAGCAGCTATTGAAGCAACAACTTTTTCAACTCCAATTTGTCCAGTATATCAAAACGTTACAGCAAATGGAGTTTCTGATGCTACAGAAATTAAGAAAAACTTGATTTCACAATTAACAGGTGCGGTTAGATGGACGCAATCGGTACAACAAATGATTACAGATGGAGCTACGAGTTTTACAGAAGTTGGCCCAGGAAAAGTATTAGTTGGATTGGTAAATAAAATCAACAAAGACGTAGAAACGATTTCTGCCTCTTTGTAA
- a CDS encoding pirin family protein, which translates to MMKTILHKANERGHANHGWLNAYHSFSFASWYNPEKIQFGMLRVLNDDTIAAGMGFGTHPHDNMEIITIPLEGDLAHKDSMGNGTIIKSGDIQVMSAGTGIQHSEFNPNHDQHTKLFQIWLFPKFRNVEPRYQQITLDQSLQKNDFAQILSPNPDDAGVWIHQDAWFYLSDFDADFSKKLSLKKEGNGFYIMNIEGEIEINGEKLERRDAAGIWETNEIEIKANSSSKFLVMEVPMEQ; encoded by the coding sequence ATAATGAAAACGATACTACATAAAGCAAATGAAAGAGGTCATGCAAATCATGGTTGGTTAAATGCTTACCATAGTTTTAGTTTCGCTAGTTGGTACAACCCAGAAAAAATTCAATTTGGAATGCTTCGCGTTTTGAATGACGACACAATAGCTGCTGGAATGGGCTTTGGCACACATCCGCATGACAATATGGAAATTATTACGATTCCATTGGAAGGCGATTTAGCACATAAAGACAGTATGGGAAATGGCACAATCATCAAAAGTGGCGACATTCAAGTGATGAGTGCTGGAACCGGAATTCAACACAGTGAATTCAATCCAAATCATGACCAACATACTAAACTGTTCCAAATTTGGTTGTTTCCAAAATTCAGAAATGTGGAACCTCGTTACCAACAAATTACCTTAGACCAATCGTTACAAAAAAATGATTTTGCTCAAATTTTATCTCCAAATCCAGACGATGCTGGTGTTTGGATTCATCAAGATGCTTGGTTTTATTTAAGTGATTTTGATGCTGATTTTTCAAAAAAACTTTCACTTAAAAAAGAAGGAAATGGTTTTTACATCATGAATATTGAAGGTGAAATTGAAATAAACGGCGAAAAACTTGAAAGAAGAGATGCTGCTGGAATTTGGGAAACGAATGAAATTGAAATCAAAGCGAATTCAAGTTCTAAGTTTTTAGTAATGGAAGTTCCTATGGAACAATAA
- a CDS encoding Crp/Fnr family transcriptional regulator translates to MKSILENINSHVSLTEKECDFFLSKTSTKKIKAKTVLLSAGEIANCTYFVNSGIIRSFNINDNIIEHVLHFACEGWWIGDMYSYISEKPGNLFIEVIEDAEVVIITKENHQILYNEIPKLERFFRILAENSLVAHQERLMDNLSLTAEERFEKFCSKYPTLIQKVPQKQIASYIGVTPEFFSKMKARLLKK, encoded by the coding sequence ATGAAATCTATTTTAGAAAACATAAATAGTCATGTTTCTTTAACTGAAAAGGAATGTGACTTTTTTTTATCAAAAACTTCAACAAAAAAAATCAAAGCTAAGACTGTCTTATTAAGTGCTGGCGAAATAGCCAATTGTACCTATTTTGTGAATTCTGGAATTATACGAAGTTTCAATATTAATGACAATATAATAGAACACGTTTTGCATTTTGCTTGCGAAGGTTGGTGGATTGGCGACATGTATAGTTACATTTCAGAAAAACCAGGAAACTTATTTATAGAAGTTATCGAAGATGCCGAAGTAGTTATCATCACTAAAGAAAACCACCAAATTCTTTACAATGAAATTCCAAAACTAGAACGCTTTTTTCGAATTTTAGCCGAAAACTCTTTAGTTGCTCATCAAGAGCGTTTAATGGATAATTTGAGCCTAACTGCAGAAGAACGTTTTGAAAAATTCTGTTCAAAATATCCTACTTTAATTCAAAAAGTTCCTCAAAAACAAATTGCTTCTTATATTGGAGTTACTCCTGAATTTTTCAGTAAGATGAAAGCGCGTTTGTTAAAGAAATAA
- a CDS encoding peptidase U32 family protein, which yields MKKKIEILAPAKDLLTGIAAINAGADAVYIGAPQFGARSNAHNSLEDVAALVQYAHLYNVQVFVVINTILYDDELETCRQLIWKLYDAGVDALIIQDMAIMEMELPPIALHASTQANNRDADKIKFLADAGIQRVVLARELNLHQIKEISQAKDVELEFFVTGALCVSFSGNCYMSVANGERSANRGSCAQNCRLPYNLIDGNGDTLIRNSHLLSIKDFDVTDQIPNLIEAGIVSFKIEGRLKDIVYVKNNVSYLRQKLDDFLEKNSDKYTKASSGSCTYTFDAALNRTFNRGYTDYFVNERHQAIGSWESPKSKGQYIGKLVKTVGNSYVIENGELLNNGDGLCYINANNEAEGIYVNKVENGIVYPNVLKEIKEGTFIYRNNDAAFIKLVEREDSAVRKISTTLLMTENETGFELIATDEDGNVSVVKLEHSKERTKNNESIEENIKTQLAKTGFTPYTADEISVIFSENWFLPISKINEMRRTVYEQLSEIRLKNYVRKEHQLVKTSHPYPETKLDFMYNVANKTARKFYERHGVTEIEKAFELQWDPGKSRVMTTKYCIKYELERCPKYHRENMDKKLKEPLVLKQGELEYKLKFNCKPCEMEIWEKDAEFEIEEDHFH from the coding sequence ATGAAAAAGAAGATTGAAATTTTAGCTCCTGCAAAAGATTTACTTACCGGAATTGCTGCTATCAATGCTGGTGCCGATGCGGTTTATATTGGTGCACCACAATTTGGAGCGCGTTCCAATGCTCATAATTCGCTTGAAGATGTTGCAGCACTTGTGCAATATGCACACTTGTATAATGTGCAAGTTTTTGTGGTAATCAACACGATTTTATACGATGATGAATTAGAAACGTGTCGACAATTGATCTGGAAATTATATGATGCTGGAGTTGATGCTTTAATCATTCAAGACATGGCAATTATGGAAATGGAGTTGCCTCCTATTGCACTTCATGCAAGTACCCAAGCCAATAATCGTGATGCCGATAAAATTAAATTCTTAGCCGATGCCGGAATTCAAAGAGTGGTTTTGGCACGTGAATTAAACTTACACCAAATCAAAGAAATTAGTCAGGCAAAGGACGTGGAATTAGAGTTCTTTGTAACAGGTGCATTATGTGTTTCGTTTAGTGGGAATTGTTACATGAGTGTGGCGAATGGAGAGCGCTCGGCAAACCGTGGTTCTTGTGCACAAAATTGTCGTTTACCTTATAATTTGATTGATGGAAATGGCGATACATTAATTAGAAATAGTCATTTACTTTCGATTAAAGATTTTGATGTAACCGACCAAATTCCAAATTTAATTGAAGCTGGAATTGTTTCTTTTAAAATTGAAGGGCGTTTGAAAGATATCGTCTATGTGAAAAATAACGTTTCATACTTACGTCAGAAATTGGATGATTTCTTAGAAAAAAACAGCGATAAATATACCAAAGCTTCTTCGGGAAGTTGTACTTATACTTTCGATGCGGCTTTAAACAGAACCTTCAATCGAGGTTATACTGATTATTTCGTAAATGAAAGACATCAAGCCATTGGTTCTTGGGAAAGTCCAAAATCAAAGGGACAATATATTGGTAAATTGGTAAAAACTGTTGGGAATTCTTATGTGATTGAAAACGGAGAATTGCTAAACAACGGTGATGGATTGTGTTACATCAACGCCAATAACGAAGCCGAGGGAATCTACGTAAACAAAGTAGAAAACGGAATCGTATATCCAAACGTATTGAAAGAAATCAAAGAAGGCACTTTCATTTACCGAAATAACGATGCGGCTTTCATTAAATTAGTAGAACGCGAAGACAGTGCGGTTAGAAAAATCAGCACTACTTTATTAATGACTGAAAACGAAACTGGGTTTGAATTAATTGCTACCGATGAAGATGGAAATGTGAGCGTTGTAAAATTAGAGCATTCTAAAGAACGCACTAAAAACAACGAATCCATTGAAGAAAACATCAAAACACAATTGGCTAAAACAGGATTTACGCCTTATACTGCTGATGAAATTTCGGTTATATTCTCTGAAAATTGGTTTTTACCTATTTCAAAAATCAATGAAATGCGAAGAACGGTTTACGAACAATTATCGGAAATTCGTTTGAAAAATTATGTTCGCAAAGAACACCAATTGGTAAAAACATCGCATCCATATCCAGAAACAAAATTGGATTTCATGTACAATGTTGCCAATAAAACAGCCCGTAAATTCTACGAACGTCATGGAGTAACCGAAATCGAAAAAGCATTCGAATTGCAATGGGATCCAGGAAAATCTCGTGTAATGACTACTAAATATTGCATCAAATACGAATTAGAGCGTTGCCCAAAATACCACAGAGAAAACATGGACAAAAAGCTAAAGGAACCTTTAGTTTTAAAACAAGGCGAATTGGAATACAAATTAAAATTCAATTGTAAACCTTGTGAAATGGAAATTTGGGAAAAAGATGCCGAATTTGAAATTGAAGAAGATCACTTTCATTAA
- a CDS encoding pyridoxal phosphate-dependent aminotransferase: MNPLSDRINNLAVSQTLAMAALARELKAQGKDIISLSLGEPDFNTPEFIKEAAKKAIDENYSTYTPVEGYLELKEAICKKFKRDNNLDYKPSQIVVSTGAKQSLYNIAQVMLNDGDEVILPAPYWVSYFEIIKLSGGVPVEVPTSVESDFKITPEQLEAAITPKTKMMWFSSPCNPSGSVYNREELTALSKVLEKHPHVYVVSDEIYEHINFSGTFCSIGSIPGMLERTITVNGVAKAFAMTGWRIGYIGAPEFIAKACTKIQGQVTSGANSIAQRATITAVEADPSVLNEMVTAFKNRRDLVVGLVNEIPGFKLNVPEGAFYVFPDVSSFFGKTLKGQLIKDATDFSMFLLAEANVATVTGDAFGNPNCIRFSYATSEALLTEAMRRIKEAVS; the protein is encoded by the coding sequence ATGAACCCGTTATCGGATAGAATCAACAACTTAGCCGTTTCTCAAACTTTAGCTATGGCGGCTTTGGCAAGAGAATTAAAAGCACAAGGAAAAGACATTATTAGCCTTAGTTTAGGAGAGCCAGATTTCAACACTCCTGAATTCATTAAAGAAGCTGCAAAAAAAGCTATCGACGAAAATTACAGTACGTATACTCCAGTAGAAGGTTACTTAGAATTGAAAGAAGCGATTTGCAAAAAATTCAAAAGAGATAATAATTTAGACTACAAACCATCACAAATTGTAGTTTCTACAGGAGCAAAACAATCGTTATATAACATTGCTCAAGTAATGTTGAATGATGGTGATGAAGTAATTCTACCAGCTCCATATTGGGTTTCGTATTTCGAAATTATCAAACTTTCTGGCGGAGTTCCGGTTGAAGTTCCAACTTCTGTTGAAAGTGATTTCAAAATTACACCAGAACAATTAGAAGCAGCCATCACACCAAAAACAAAAATGATGTGGTTCAGTTCGCCTTGTAACCCAAGTGGTTCGGTTTACAATCGTGAAGAATTAACGGCTTTGTCCAAAGTTTTAGAAAAACATCCACACGTATATGTAGTTTCTGACGAAATCTACGAACACATTAACTTTTCAGGTACATTTTGCAGTATTGGTTCTATACCAGGAATGTTAGAAAGAACGATTACTGTTAACGGTGTTGCAAAGGCATTCGCAATGACAGGTTGGAGAATTGGTTACATCGGAGCACCAGAATTCATTGCAAAAGCGTGTACAAAAATTCAAGGACAAGTTACTTCGGGAGCAAATTCTATTGCACAAAGAGCAACGATTACTGCTGTTGAAGCGGATCCAAGTGTTTTAAACGAAATGGTTACTGCTTTCAAAAATCGTAGAGATTTAGTTGTGGGATTAGTAAACGAAATTCCAGGTTTCAAATTGAATGTTCCAGAAGGAGCTTTTTATGTATTCCCTGATGTTTCTTCTTTCTTCGGAAAAACTTTAAAAGGTCAATTAATCAAAGACGCAACCGATTTCTCTATGTTCTTATTAGCTGAAGCAAACGTAGCAACTGTAACAGGAGACGCTTTTGGAAATCCAAATTGTATTCGTTTCTCATACGCAACAAGCGAAGCTTTATTAACAGAAGCAATGAGAAGAATCAAAGAAGCGGTTTCTTAA
- a CDS encoding fatty acid desaturase family protein — protein MNTTTPIFSKEDNLKFFRTLNKRVNDYFKENKINKTGNWKLHLKTIVMFGLFLTPYFFLLAMDMPFWVYLLLNVVIGVGMAGVGMNVMHDGNHGAYSTKSWVNKLMGGSIYILAGNVYNWQVQHNVLHHTYTNIIGHDEDLEAGRILRFSKTAKWYSHHRFQHYYSVFLYGLLTFNWAITTDFLQMKRYLKRKLSYGEAKSPAFQWTTLIITKAIYFSIWIVLPIIVGVTWWKVLLGFVVMHYTAGLILSVVFQLAHVVEDTINPMPDENGEIENTWAIHQLFTTANFAPKNWIVNYYTGGLNHQIEHHIFPNISHIHYNKIAEIVKQTAAECNLPYHEFKTTRAAIASHFKHLRELGRKPQLA, from the coding sequence ATGAATACCACAACTCCGATTTTCTCAAAAGAGGACAATCTGAAATTTTTCAGAACTTTAAATAAACGAGTAAACGACTATTTCAAAGAAAACAAAATTAACAAAACTGGAAACTGGAAATTACACTTAAAAACAATTGTAATGTTCGGTCTTTTCTTAACACCTTATTTCTTCTTGTTAGCTATGGATATGCCGTTTTGGGTATATTTATTATTAAACGTAGTAATTGGTGTTGGAATGGCAGGTGTTGGAATGAACGTAATGCACGATGGTAATCACGGCGCTTACTCAACCAAGTCTTGGGTAAACAAATTAATGGGCGGAAGTATCTACATCTTAGCCGGAAATGTTTACAACTGGCAAGTACAACATAATGTTTTACACCATACATATACCAACATTATTGGTCACGATGAAGATTTAGAAGCGGGAAGAATTTTACGTTTTTCCAAAACAGCCAAATGGTACAGTCACCACAGATTTCAACATTATTATTCTGTTTTCTTATACGGATTATTAACCTTCAACTGGGCAATCACTACTGACTTCTTACAGATGAAACGTTACTTAAAAAGAAAATTATCGTATGGAGAAGCAAAAAGTCCAGCTTTCCAATGGACTACACTTATCATTACGAAAGCCATTTACTTTTCTATTTGGATTGTTTTACCAATAATCGTTGGTGTTACATGGTGGAAAGTACTTTTAGGTTTCGTTGTGATGCACTACACTGCCGGATTAATTTTGAGTGTTGTATTCCAATTAGCTCACGTTGTAGAGGATACTATAAATCCAATGCCAGATGAAAACGGGGAAATTGAAAATACTTGGGCGATTCACCAATTATTTACAACAGCTAACTTTGCACCAAAAAACTGGATTGTAAATTATTATACTGGGGGTTTAAATCACCAAATTGAACACCATATTTTCCCAAATATCAGTCACATTCACTACAATAAAATTGCTGAAATTGTAAAACAAACAGCAGCAGAATGTAACTTACCGTATCATGAGTTCAAAACGACTCGAGCGGCAATAGCTTCTCACTTCAAGCATTTGAGAGAATTAGGAAGAAAACCACAATTAGCATAA